The stretch of DNA AAGTTTGTCCGCAATTACACCGACTTTCCTTTGCTGATTCGCGCCGACAATTTGCAGCGATTGCGCGCCGCCGATCTGTTCGCCGATTACAAGCCCGCCCTTAAAAAGGATGGCCCGTCGTATACCCAGCAGCACATCACCGACGAGCAATACGCCAAGCTCGGCGACTTCTGCGTCTACGACGAAAAACACAAGAAGATTCGGCCCATCACCCGCGACGATCTGGGGCCGCGCATGGAGGCCGCCGGCATCGCCCCGGCACTCTCGTTCAGCGGCAAGGTCAAGCTGGCCAACGGCGAAGAGGTCGAAATCCTCACCTTGTGGGACGCCTATCAGACGCACCTCAAAGACTACGATCTCGACACCGTGGCCGAGATCACCGGCTCCGACAAGACACTGATCGAGCAATTGGCCAAGGAAATCTGGGACACCACCCAGGCCGGCCATTCCGTCGCCATCCACATTGGCGAAGGCATCAACCACTGGTTCCATGCCACGCTGGCCAATCGCGCCCAGTATCTGCCGATCTTGCTCACCGGCCAACTTGGTCGCCCCGGCGCCGGCTGCTACTCCTGGTCGGGCAACTACAAAGCCGCGCTCTTTCAAAGTTCGCCAGAGACCGGCCCCGGTTTCATGGGGTGGATCGCCGAGGATCCCTTCGCCCCGAATCTCGATCCCGCGGTCGATGGCAAGGAAATCAAAGTCAACAAGACGACCAAAGACGAGGAGCCCGCCTACTGGAACCACGGCGAACGCCCGTTGATCGTCGACACCCCCAAGTACGGCCGGCAGTGCTTCACCGGCCATACGCACATGCCGTCGCCGACCAAGTTCTTGTGGTTCACCAACGTCAATCTGCTCAATAACGCCAAGCATGCGTACAACATGCTGTTCGTGGTGAATCCGAAGATCGACTGCATTGTGTCGCAGGATGTCGAGATCACCAGTTCTTGCGAATACTCCGACATCGTGCTGCCGGCCAACACCTGGATGGAGTTTCAAACCTACGAGATCACCGCTTCATGCTCCAATCCGTATCTGCAAGTCTGGAAGGGTGGCGTCAAGCCGCTCTACGAGACGCGCGACGACGTGTACATCCTGGCCGACACTGCCGAGGCGCTTGCCAAGGAGACCGGTGATCAGCGCTTTGCCGACTACTGGCGCTTCATCCTCAATGACCGCGCCGACGGCGTGAAGGTCTACATTCAGCGCTTGATGGACTCCTCGACGACCACGCGCGGCTACAAGGTCGACGACATCCTGAATGGCAAGTTTGGCGAGCCGGGCGTGGCGCTGATGCTCTTCCGCACCTACCCCCGCATCCCCTTCTTCGAGAACCTCAAAGACAACATGCCGTTCTGGACCGACACCGGCCGGCTGAACGCCTACTGCGACATCCCGGAAGCAATCCAGCACGGCGAGAATTTCGTCGTGCATCGCGAGGGTCCGGAGGCCACTCCCTATCTGCCCAACGTGATCGTGAGCACCAACCCTTTGATTCGTCCCGACGACTTTGGGTTGTCGCGCGAGGCGATGCACTGGGACGAGCGGACGATCCGCAACATCAAGCTCCCCTGGAGCGAGGTGAAGACCACGCAGAACCCCCTTTGGGCGCAAGGCTTCCGCTTCTATCTGCTTACCCCCAAGACGCGGCACCGGGTGCATTCGCAGTGGTCGAACATTGATTGGCACAACATCTGGGACTCGAACTTTGGCGATCCCTACCGCCGCGACAAACGGCTGCCGTTCTTCAATGATCACCAATTGCACGTGAACCCCGACGACGCCAAAGAGATGGGGTTGGAAAACGGCGACTATGTGTATCTCGATTCCAATCCGGCCGATCGACCTTTCACTGGTTGGGAAAACGATCCCGAGCGCGCCAAGGTGGCTCGCTTCCTCGTCCGCGTGACCTTCAACACCAGCTATCCGCGCGGCGTCGTCATGACCAAGCACGCTCCCTGCATCGCCACCGAAAAGACGGTCCTCGCGCACGAAACCCGTCCCGACGGGCGGGCGCGTTCGGCCGACACCGGTTATCAGGCTAACCTGCGCTACGGCTCGCAGCAGGCCTGCACCCGCAACTGGCTGATGCCAATGCACCAGACCGACACGCTGTTTCACAAGGCCAAAGTGAAAATGGCGTTCCTGTTTGGCGGCGAGACCGACAATCACGCGATCAACACCGTCCCCAAAGAAACGCTGGTCCGCGTGACCAAGGCCGGCAAGGGCGGCCTGGACGGCAAGGGAGCGTGGGAAGCCGCCACCGTGCCGTTCGCCCCCCAAAGCGAAGCGCCCGAAGCGCAATTGTATCTGACCGGTCGATTTACCCGAGTCGAAGGCTTGGAGTCGCAATCATGAGCGCAGCCGACGATCGTTGGGCGCCAAAGGTGCATCCCCTCGCGCGCGACGCCGCCGAAGAGGATCCGCTGGAACTGATGGCCGAGCCAGTCCCCGGCGGCGATCCGGCGCTCATGCTTCAGTGCATGCTGGAAGAGTTCGCCTGGATGGGCTGGAATCGCGCGCAACTGCTCAGTCTGTTTCACAACCCGGGCTATCCCATGCTCTGCGAGTTGCGCGCCTTCTATGGCGACGCGCATGTCGAACGCGAGGTCGACGCTTTGCTCGCTCGCCAGGGAGGGGTGTTGCGGTTTCGTGAAACGATCGTGGAAGAGCCAGAAGAAGAGGTGGGGCTCGATTTGGTTCAGATTCAAATGCCGCCAGCAGGCGCGTCGTCGCGTGTCGAACTTGCGCAAGGAAAGGAATGAGCCGTGGCTCAGGTATATAACTGGCAACTCGGACGTGAGATGAGCTACCCCTACGAGGAGCATCATCCCCGCTGGCAGTTCGCGTTTGTCTTCAACACCAATCGGTGCATCGCCTGCCAAACCTGCACCATGGCCTGCAAGAGCACGTGGACCTTCTCGCGCGGTCAGGAATACATGTGGTGGAACAACGTGGAGACCAAGCCTTATGGCGGGTATCCGCGCCACTGGGACGCCAAGATCCTTTCCATGCTGGAGAAGGAAAATCCCGAAGGGCAGGTCTGGGACGCCAGCGAGAAAGATCCCGACCACCATCCCTATGGAACCTTCCGCGGCAAGACGATCTTCGAGGCCGCCGAAAAGCGCATCGGTCCTGAGGGCGCGCAGGCCGTGCTCGGCTATTTGCCGACAGAATCGGAATGGGCCGCTCCCAACGTGCACGAAGATTCCGCCACCGGCGGCAAGTGGAAGCCCGGCCAGTTCAGCGGTTCGACGCAACTGCCCGAGCATCGCGTGTGGTTCTTCTACCTAGCCCGCATCTGCAACCACTGCACCTATCCCGGCTGCCTCGGAGCCTGTCCGCGACAAGCGATTTACAAGCGCCCGGAAGACGGCATTGTGCTCATCGATCAAACGCGCTGCCGCGGCTACCGCAAGTGCGTCGAAGGCTGCCCCTACAAAAAGGTGATGTACCGCGGCAACACCCACACCAGCGAAAAGTGCGTCGGCTGTTATCCCCGTATCGAAGGGAGCGATCCCGAACTATGCCCCGACGGCGCGCCGATCGAAACGCGCTGTATGTCGGTCTGCGTCGGCAAGATTCGCCTGCAAGGGCTGGTGGAAGTCGGCGATGAGGGGCGCTGGGTCGATAATCCCAAAAACCCGCTCTACTACCTGATTCGCGAGCGTCAGGTGGCGCTGCCGCTCTATCCGCAGTTTGGCACCGAGCCCAACGGCTTCTACATTCCGCCCCGTTGGGTGCCGCGCGACTATCTGCGTCAAATGTTTGGCCCCGGCGTCGATCACGCCATCGAGCAGTATAGCTGCCCCGATCGCGAGCTCTTGGCGGTGCTCCAACTGTTCCGCGCCCAGCGGCAGATCTTGTACCGCTTCGAAATCGAAAAGGGCCCCAAAGTCGCCGAGGTCGTGGTCCGCATGCCATCCGGCAAGGAGCAGGTGCAAGAAATCTTTAACGACACCGTGATTGGTTACAACAAGTTCGACAAAGAGGTCGTGCGCGTGACCATCGACGAGCCCATCATCGAGCGGCCCGCCGACAAGCACGCCAACTCCATTTAGCACCAGAGGTCTGCCATGGCATCGCAATTGGCGCCCGCAGTCGGCGCGAACGAAGCGCCAGAACTCGATCTAGCGGCGGAGGCGCTGTTCCGCTTCTTGTCGGCCGCGCTTTCCGATCCGCGCGGCGACGCCTGGCGTCTGGTCCTCGATCCCAACAATCTGCGCATGGCCGTGCTGGCGGTTGAAACGCTGCGCGATGAATTTGCCGACCACTCGCTGCCGCTGGGCTTTGGCGAGTTGCCGATCGAAGACCTCGATCTGCGCGGCGTCATCGCGGGACTGGCCCAAACGCCGTCAGAGATTCGCGCCGAATACGAGCGCGTGTTCGGGCTGGTGACCTGCCGCGAATGTCCGCCGTACGAAACCGAGTATCACAAGAACGAAGACACCTTCTTTCGCGCCCAGGAAATGGCCGACATCGCCGGCTTTTATCACGCCTTCGGCATCGAGCCGGGCGCTATCGCCCGCGAGCGAGCCGATTTTCTGCCGCTGGAACTCGAGTTTCTCGGCTTCTTGCAAATGAAGAAGCGCTTGGCCCACGCGGCAGCGACCGAAGAATCGGCCGCTCAGGCGGAGGTGTGCCAACTGGCCTACAGCAAGTTCTTCGCCGATCATATCGCCTGGTGGGTCCCCTCCTTCTGTCTGGCCTTGCGCCGCCAGGCCGATCAAGGGCTTTACGCGGCGCTAGGGCAAGTGCTGGCCGCGCTGTTGCCTATCGAGCGAACTCGCCTCGGCATCGCGCCCCCGATGATGCCGCTGGAAGCCAAGACCAGCGAAGCCCCCGAAGACTGTGATGGCTGCGTGCCCGATGATCTCGTCGAACTGAAGACGCAGTAATACCTCCGTCGCTCACGCTTCGCGGCCCGCGAGCCATGATTGCCAATCGCCGCGCGCCCAGCACGCCCCATCCCGGCGGCGCGCACTTCCTCTATGGCGACGGCTCGGTCCATTTTCTGCAAGAAACGATCGACCTGGCCATCTATCAGGCGCTCTCCACCAAGTCGGGTAGTGAGCCGGTGACTGGCGGCCCGTGAGGAGATTGGCGGGCGTCTAATCTAGACCTCGTATTGGCGCCGAGGCGGGAGAGCGCCCAGCGCCGAGCGCCACGTCGATCCAAATCAACGGCCGATACACCGAGTTGACAATCGCGTTGATCGAATCTTGTCGCGGTCCGTCGGGCGACACAAACCAAAATCCTTCGCCGTCGATCGCGTCGGCCGTTCGGTATGCCATCCGCGACCAAATGAGATACGAGCCGAGATACACAAACAGTAAGCAGGCGAACGCCCCGATTGCTCGTTGTTTGTATTGGCCGTCGGCGAGCGATCGGAGGAATCGCTGGCTCAAAGTGTGCCGTCTCCCTGGTCGTCAGTCGGAGCGTGCCCTATTTTCCGGCGAATGTACGCGATTGCAAAATAAATCGCGGTGTTACCTAGGACCGGCACGCTGCCGATGTCGAGCAAAAGCGGCGCCCACTTGAGTCCGTTTAGTGCAGGAAATGGCGACAGCGCGCATCCCAAGCAGCCCAGCGCGCCCCCCACGAGCGGAATCAAAGACGCATGCTTGCGCCAGACGAAATACGAAACGACGATCCACCAGTTGGCGAAGATCACCCAGGCGGAAAGCGCTAACAGGACCGCCGATAGCGCATGGAGCACTATTTCCATAGCGATCCGATGATCTGGTAAACGCCGTATCCGATGGCGACTACGCACCCGATCGAAATTGGCAAAAGATAAAACGCCACCGGTCCATACAACTCACCGCGCATTCCATTACTGTCAGGTATGTTCACCGGGCGAAAGACCAACAGCACGTACAGCGAAAGCGTCACGGCGCCCCCGACGATCCAAAGCGTTCCGGCTATAAATGGCGGTAGCTTCGGCATCTCGTGGTCGCTCCCCTCACCGCGCGGCCGGTTCGAGCAGGCAGTTGTTCCGATCATTGGCGGCGCCGCAAAAATCAGGCTTGCCATGCCATTCGTGCTGGATGCCGCGCATCAAAAGCGCCGAGTCAAACTCAATCGAACCGGCCGGAAACAGCGCTGCGTCGTCAAACATGCTGGAATGAACTTCGGAAATCTCCAGCGGCTCGACGCGCCAGTCGGTGCAGCGCAGTTCCAAGCCTTGGAAGCGAGTCGGGTCGGCGGTGGCCGAATATCCAAGCGACCCAGCTTCAAAAAGCGCGGAGGCCTCAGCCAGCGATGCAAAAATCGACGACGCCGGCAATCGAGCGGCGCGGCGACCTCGCACCGAAAGTCGCATGGCGCCATCGTCGCTGCGAACGGCAATTTCCAACGTCTCGGCCGTCTCGGCGACATCGAATCGCGCGTGGTGGTGCAGGCCGGGAAAGAGTCTCCCACCCGCCAAGGCGTTCAGCCGAGAGCTGGTGTCGCGCCGATTCACATACACCCCGCTGCCAACGCCATTCGTATCGTCCCACTCGACGGCGAACCGGTGCGCCGCGTTTTCCGAGGAGATGCCGAGCCACGATGGCAAGTACGTCGGTCGAACTTGCTTGAGTCGAATCAAGCAGATGCCGGCCAGCGCCGCGCCATGCACGACCTGCGGCCGAAAGGGATGCGGCAAGACACGCACCAGCACGCTGGGATCAACGTGATAATTGATCAGGATGCGACGGTCGATCACTCCGCGAATCACCGGAATGTTCATGGCAGTCTCGTAAAAGCTCGTCGACGATCACCGGCGTGCCATTGATTGTATACGAACTTCCCTCCCCTCACCACACCGCAGCCAGCGGGCGTTCTTCCGCCACAAAAATCTCGTCAAACCGCGCGCGCACGCGCTCGCGATGCTCCGTCACCTCGGCCAACAGCGCCTCGCCGCTCGCAAAGCCCAGCACCCGCGCCAGCTTCACAAGCTCGATCGGTTCGGTCGGCAACTCATCGCGGGCGGTCGGGTTCATCAGCCGCAACCGCGCCTCGATCCGCCGCAGAAAGCGATACGCGCGCGTGAAAAACTCCGCGTCCTCGCCGCTCATTCGCCGCTCCGTGCGCAGCGCCTCGATGGCGGCCAGCGTCCCCGCCTGGCGTAGGGCGGCGCGTCCGGCGCCATACTTGAGCTGTAGCATCTGCGTCAAAAACTCGATGTCGACGATCCCGCCGCGGCCCCGCTTGATGTCTCCCGCGGCGGCCGTCTGCTCGAGTCGCCCGCGCATGTCGCGAATGGCGCGGGTGTCGTCCGGCGACCACGCGCGAACGTAGATGCTGTCCACAATGGCTTGCTCGCCTGCTTGCCGCGCGCCGTTGGCGCCATAGATCACCCGCGACTTGAGCAGCGCCTGCCGCTCCCAGATGGTCCCTTGCCCCTCGGCGAAGTAGCGACAAAACTCCTCGACCGTGGTGGCCAACGCGCCGCTGCGGCCGGTGGGGCGCAGCCGTAGGTCCACTTCGTACAAACGCCCCTGCGTTCCCAGTCGCCCGGCCACCTTGATGATTCGCTGGCCCAACTCGCTGAAAAAGTGTTGGTTCGTCGTCGTCTGCGCGTGCCGCGCGCGGCGCCCGGGGATCGTCGAGCCATCCTGCTCGTACAAAAAGATCAGGTCCAGGTCGCTGTTGTAGTTCAACTCGCGCCCGCCAAACTTGCCCATCGCCAAGATGATCAACTCGCACGGCTCGCCGGCGCGCTCCCCTTCGCTCCAGGTGGGCTCTCCCCACTTGGCCGCCAGCTTGTCGTATTCGGCCACCACGATCTGCTCCAGGCATGTCTCCGCCACGTCCGATAGCGCGCCGGTCGTCGCCTGAATGTCGTCCTTGCCCAAAATGTCGCGCACGCCCACGCGCAGTACTTGCGCGTTCTTGAAGCTGTGCAAGATCGGTTCGAGGTCCTCCGCCGCGCGGCATAACTCCGCCAGCATCCGCTGCAATATCTCCAGGTTCGGCAGTTTGTTCAGCACCAGGCTGTCCATCAACTCGTCGAGCATGCCCGGATTGCTGATGAGGATGTGCGACAAATACGGGCTCGACGCGCACAGCTCGACATACAATCGCAAAGACGGCGCATTGAAGCTGAACAGCTCCCACAGCACCCCTTTGCCGCCCAGAGAGTCGCTCACCTTTTCCAGATTGATCAGCGTGGCGTCGGGGTCGGGCGTCTTGCCAATCTCGGCCAACAGTCGCGGCGCGATCGCCGCCAAAAAATGCCGGCAGCGCCGCGTCGACAAAAAGCGAAACCGCTCCGTCGCCAGCGCCATCAGGTTCTTGTACGCCTCGTCGACGTCCTGAAATCCATGGCGCCCCAGTACCTCGGCGATGCGCTCCGGCGGCGGATCGGGGTCGAGCACCAGGTCGACCTCCGGCTCGGTCGCGGCGTCGTCGCCAAACGCGTCGTGCAACAGATGATCCAATATCCGCCGGTTCAGTTCGCGTTTGCTTTGATAATCGGCCTCGAACGCCGCCAGCGCCGTCTTGCCAGGCTGATCCGCGTAGCCCAGCCGAATGGCCAGCTTGCGCATCTCGCTCGCATTGTCGGGCAAGAGATGCGTTTGCAGGTCGAACATGATCTGCAAGCGATGCTCAATCTTGCGCAAAAAGGCGTAGTTCTCTTCCAGGATCGTCCGTTCCAGGTGCGTCAGGCAACCGCACTGCTCAAGCTGCGCGATCCCCAACAGCGTGTTGCCGGTGCGAATCTCGGGCAGGTCGCCGCCATTAAGCAACTGCAAAAACTGGATTACGAACTCGATATCGCGGATGCCGCCATGCCCGGTTTTGACATTGTGGATGTCCCCCCCTTCTTGCTCCGTGCGCTGCTCGATGCGCCGCTTGAGCGCCTTGATGCCCGCGATGTCGGCCAGGCCAAGATAGCGGCGATAAATCCACGGTTCGAGTTGTCGCAGCAGTTCGTGCCCCAGATCAACATCGCCGGCGGCGGGCCGCGCCTTGACGTACGCCTGCCGTTCCCAGGTGCGTCCCAGCACGTCGTAATAATGAATCGCCTGTTCCAGACTGCTGGCGATTGGCCCGCGCGAACCCTCTGGCCGCAGTCGCAGATCAACCCGGTACACCTGTCCCAGGTCGGTCACCTCGTTGAGCAGTTTGACCACCTCGCGCGTCAATCGATCGAAGAACTCGGTGTTCGACACCGGTCGCTGGCCATCGGTCGCGCCGTCGGCGTCGTACAGGCAAATCAGGTCAATGTCGCTGGAATAGTTCAACTC from Pirellulales bacterium encodes:
- a CDS encoding molybdopterin-dependent oxidoreductase translates to MDRRDFLQASLAAVGGSSLMTSRLWAFDPVSVANPLGLYPNRDWEQLYRDQYRADSSFTWVCAPNDTHNCRMRAFVRNGVVIRSEQAYEAGKCQDIYGNTDTVHWNPRGCSKGFTQQRRVYGPYRLRGPMVRKGWKQWADDGFPSLSDQPELRDKYKFNSRGTDTFVKMSWDEALGYHAKGAIAIAKTYSGDEGAKRLEKDGYVPEMIEACHHAGTRTFKLRGGMGLLGVMGKYGLYRWSNMLALLDQKVRNVEPKDALGGRLWSNYTWHGDQAPGFPFVHGLQGSDCDFNDMRNAKLHIQCGKNLVENKMPDSHWFIEIMERGGRIAVITPEYSPPATKANYWIQVRPGCTDTALFLGITRLMMDNHWYDEKFVRNYTDFPLLIRADNLQRLRAADLFADYKPALKKDGPSYTQQHITDEQYAKLGDFCVYDEKHKKIRPITRDDLGPRMEAAGIAPALSFSGKVKLANGEEVEILTLWDAYQTHLKDYDLDTVAEITGSDKTLIEQLAKEIWDTTQAGHSVAIHIGEGINHWFHATLANRAQYLPILLTGQLGRPGAGCYSWSGNYKAALFQSSPETGPGFMGWIAEDPFAPNLDPAVDGKEIKVNKTTKDEEPAYWNHGERPLIVDTPKYGRQCFTGHTHMPSPTKFLWFTNVNLLNNAKHAYNMLFVVNPKIDCIVSQDVEITSSCEYSDIVLPANTWMEFQTYEITASCSNPYLQVWKGGVKPLYETRDDVYILADTAEALAKETGDQRFADYWRFILNDRADGVKVYIQRLMDSSTTTRGYKVDDILNGKFGEPGVALMLFRTYPRIPFFENLKDNMPFWTDTGRLNAYCDIPEAIQHGENFVVHREGPEATPYLPNVIVSTNPLIRPDDFGLSREAMHWDERTIRNIKLPWSEVKTTQNPLWAQGFRFYLLTPKTRHRVHSQWSNIDWHNIWDSNFGDPYRRDKRLPFFNDHQLHVNPDDAKEMGLENGDYVYLDSNPADRPFTGWENDPERAKVARFLVRVTFNTSYPRGVVMTKHAPCIATEKTVLAHETRPDGRARSADTGYQANLRYGSQQACTRNWLMPMHQTDTLFHKAKVKMAFLFGGETDNHAINTVPKETLVRVTKAGKGGLDGKGAWEAATVPFAPQSEAPEAQLYLTGRFTRVEGLESQS
- a CDS encoding dehydrogenase — encoded protein: MAQVYNWQLGREMSYPYEEHHPRWQFAFVFNTNRCIACQTCTMACKSTWTFSRGQEYMWWNNVETKPYGGYPRHWDAKILSMLEKENPEGQVWDASEKDPDHHPYGTFRGKTIFEAAEKRIGPEGAQAVLGYLPTESEWAAPNVHEDSATGGKWKPGQFSGSTQLPEHRVWFFYLARICNHCTYPGCLGACPRQAIYKRPEDGIVLIDQTRCRGYRKCVEGCPYKKVMYRGNTHTSEKCVGCYPRIEGSDPELCPDGAPIETRCMSVCVGKIRLQGLVEVGDEGRWVDNPKNPLYYLIRERQVALPLYPQFGTEPNGFYIPPRWVPRDYLRQMFGPGVDHAIEQYSCPDRELLAVLQLFRAQRQILYRFEIEKGPKVAEVVVRMPSGKEQVQEIFNDTVIGYNKFDKEVVRVTIDEPIIERPADKHANSI
- a CDS encoding molecular chaperone TorD family protein → MASQLAPAVGANEAPELDLAAEALFRFLSAALSDPRGDAWRLVLDPNNLRMAVLAVETLRDEFADHSLPLGFGELPIEDLDLRGVIAGLAQTPSEIRAEYERVFGLVTCRECPPYETEYHKNEDTFFRAQEMADIAGFYHAFGIEPGAIARERADFLPLELEFLGFLQMKKRLAHAAATEESAAQAEVCQLAYSKFFADHIAWWVPSFCLALRRQADQGLYAALGQVLAALLPIERTRLGIAPPMMPLEAKTSEAPEDCDGCVPDDLVELKTQ
- a CDS encoding DUF1559 domain-containing protein is translated as MIANRRAPSTPHPGGAHFLYGDGSVHFLQETIDLAIYQALSTKSGSEPVTGGP
- a CDS encoding DUF2071 domain-containing protein — translated: MNIPVIRGVIDRRILINYHVDPSVLVRVLPHPFRPQVVHGAALAGICLIRLKQVRPTYLPSWLGISSENAAHRFAVEWDDTNGVGSGVYVNRRDTSSRLNALAGGRLFPGLHHHARFDVAETAETLEIAVRSDDGAMRLSVRGRRAARLPASSIFASLAEASALFEAGSLGYSATADPTRFQGLELRCTDWRVEPLEISEVHSSMFDDAALFPAGSIEFDSALLMRGIQHEWHGKPDFCGAANDRNNCLLEPAAR